Sequence from the Peromyscus eremicus chromosome 4, PerEre_H2_v1, whole genome shotgun sequence genome:
TATTAGATGGGTTATGTGAGAATAAGATATGCAACTGGGACTGGGTGGGTGGTAGCCGCTAAGTGGATGGCTGGGGCACGATCTGAAGATAACTAGATGCATGGGTGACTGGCACAGTAAAGAAATGCATGACCAGGTTTGGCCTGGGCCCCCTAGGCTGCAGGTTCCCACCAGGCCCTTACCTGGAGGCAGCGATCTCTGCCTTCTGGCGAGCGATGGCTGCGGCACGCTGAGCGCCCTCGACGCCATGCTCCACTTTCTGGCGGACTTTGCTGCTCTTGAGCGGCAGCACGCGGCGCTTGGTGCCCTTGACCAGCACGTTGTGGCGGTACTTGCCCTCCTCACGGTGGCCATCGGGCAGCGTGGTGCGGCCGTAGCCGTGGCGCAGGTTGTCCAGCCACTCTCCCTCGTAGCGCAAGCCGCTGGAGCGCTCGCTCACGCCGAAGCCTGAGCGCCTGTCGTTCTTCCACTCGCCCATGTAGGTCTCGGTGGTGGTGGCATCGATGTCGGCGTCGAAGGGCGCGGCCGCGTCGTCGGGGCCCTCGGCGCCCTCGGCCAAGCTGCCGGTGGATGCGGCGTCGCTGGCGCCCGAGCTCAGCTCGCTCTTGAGGAAGCTCAAGCGGCTGCGCTGGCTACCCAGCGACGTGCGCGACTCGGAGCGTCGCAGCCGACCCAGCAGCGCGCCACGTGTGAACAGCCCCGGGGGACGCGCAGCCTCGGCGGTGGCTAGCAGGCTGAGCGCGAAGCCACCGCGCGGCACCGGGGGCGAGGGCAGCGCGGGCCCGTCCGCCGCCGGCGAGTCCGGAGCCACCGTGCCATTGCTGTGCTCGCTGCGCAGCGAGGACAGCGACGTGCGCAGCGGGGAgcgcaccaccaccgccatccCGTAGGGCACGCTTTGGCGCACGCCGTAGCCATGCCGCATGCCGTTGGTGAACTGGCCTTGGTAGGTCCCTGCGGGGTGAAGAGAGCTGTGTCAGTTAGGCGGCAGGGGCTGGGTGACTAACCCCTCCCCCACACGGACAAGACAGGATGGGgcccagagagagaagagaccatTGGAGGGACAAGGTAGTGCATGCTGCTGTGCCTGCCTGGAGGGTGGTCGCAGTAAGATACAGGTAGGGACCCTAGCATGCTGTGACCTGGATCGTGGGCAAGGCAGGGTGGGGCCCAGAGGACAGTTTGACCATGGGAGGAAGAAGCATGCTGTTGTGTGTACCTGGAGAGTGGCCTCAGTAGGCTACAGGCAGGGCCAGATGTGGGCAAGGCAAGAGGGCACCATGACAGAGGTGGGCCATCAGAGGGACAGAGCGCATGCTGCTGTGTGAACCTGAGTATACACGTATGCCAGAGCACATACTTGGGCAAGCCAGAGGGGGAGGTGTGGCTATCAACACTGGTGGGCCATGTGAGTCAGAGAATAAGTGTGAAGCTGTGTGATAGATTAGTCGAGGTTCCGATACTGGGTGACATTGAAGGAGAGTGCCAGTTCAGGAGCGAACACACCAGAAGGAATTTGTGGAATGGTATAAACACTTCCACTGTGGGAACATGCTAAGGTCACAGGTGTACAACAGAGTGTGAGGTGTGTGAATCGGTGTGTTACAGTGTAGTTATCCGAGCAGGATAGGCTGTGAACTCTACGTGAATGAGTGCCCGGATTTTGGATTACACGGGCAGATGGTAGCTCTGTGTAGTGCTGTGGTTGATGTGGAGGGCTGGTGCAAGGCAGTGTGCACACAGCCTGTCTGAGGACTTGTAAGAACAGCACAATCAGGATAACTTAAGTCTGTGGGTACAGTCCTGGGTCGGAGCTGCAAGGGAAGGTGGGATTGCATGGTCATGCAAGGCCGTCGGGggtggaagagggaaagaggTGTGAACAGGCAAGACGCCATTGGTACACAGAAAGAATGCACAGCTATCCTATTGTCCAAGGTGATGTGACTAGTGAGGGCCATGAACAGATAAGACAACAAGTTTGCAAAGCAGAGTGAATgttgaggggtgtgtgtatgtgtgtgtgtgtgtgtgtgtgtaagagccttgtgtgtaggcatgtgtctTTTGACTACATGAGATCACAGGTGTGACGGACAGTGTACACACAGGAAGCCAAGTGCCCATAGTCCCATGGAAGGGACATTAGGAATGTGCATGGAGTTTTGAGTGTGCAAGGCCACCTGAGCATTGCAGTACAAGGCTGGGGCGCTTGAAACAGTGAGTGTGTGGGCTTGTAGGCATCAGTCAAGTTGACACTGTGGAAGACCTAGTACGCAGATTGGTGATACGTTCAGGAGCTGCCAGCAGCCAAGGGCCCATGTGGACACAAGCAGTCTAGCTCAGGAGAATGAGTGTATGTCAGCAGGGCACTCAAGTCCTGCACAGTGGAGAGGCATACAGACTCCAAGGACTGCCTCCAcccttgctgtgtgaccttaggcaaCTAACCTGACCTCTCTGTGTCTCAGCTTCCCTATCTGTCAGAAAGAGCGACCATCTCTTAATTCATGGGGTTCAGGCTTAAATGATTCTCTAACTCtggaaaagtgaaagaaaagataAGTGCTTGACGCGGTGGCTTGAGAAAGCTGTGAGGTTGCGAAAGGTCACCTGAGCTCTGTGAGGAAGCTGACGCCACGCCCATCCTACCCCCAGGACTCCACCCACACTGGTTTCATGCTGATGACTGTCATCTAGTGCTTTATCACCACTGTGTACGTCCTGCTGACCTCCACAAATATTCCTGGCCCCAGTTCCAGATGTAAGCCTGGAGACAGATGTCCCCTAGAcgtcagtcacacacacacacacacacacacacacacacacacacacaccaccttctTAGTCTTCCCCACAGTAGCACTGAAAGCCagtcctctgcctctacctcccgagctGCCATGCACGCCCGTACTGTGACATCAATGTCCACCGCCCTGGAGTGGCTAGTCAGAGCCTTTGCTGCATCTTAAGAGTCCCTCACTTATCTGTGTGGTAAAGACTTGGTCTCCAGCGTGGCTCTATTCAGAGGAGGAGCCTTTAAGAGGCGGAGCCTAGTCAGAGGCCATGGGGGCGTGTCCTTTCTTCCCCTCACTTCTTGAAGTGGGCAGCATTATGCTCCCACCATGACGAGCACATCGCGGTGGAGACCTCAAAGCAAAGGCGCCACCAGACCATGGACAGGAGCATCCCCAAACCAGAACCTTGAAAACCTGCTGCAGGCTTTAAGATGTGAAAGAAAGGAAGGCCACTCCCCTGTGACCGAAGATCCTCCTGCTAGGCCCCGCCTCTTAAAGGCTTCGTTACCAAAGTTAATGGctttcatttaataaataaataaaacaagaaaaattcagaaaacagacagacagacacatctgGTAGTGTTTTTGCAAATCCCCACCAGGAAGCATGCAAGTGCATCCAGAATCCGGCCCCTTCTCGGCATCCATCCTCACTTGGACTGGGTGGTGGTCAGAGCCACTGCTCTCCATCCTCTGCCAGTTCTGGCCAGCCAATCAGAGGGGTTCCGTccaaacatgcagacagactgCCCAATCTGCCCCTCTCACTCCAGGGAGTGAAGCTGAAGTCCCCAGTGACCCGCCCAACCCCCTAATTTCATCCCCGCCACttctatgttctcatctccctccACTCGAGGCTTAGAGGCCTCTTGGGTGTTCCTCGTCCACACCAGCAGCGGTCCTGCCTCAGGAGCATCTGCGTGTGTCCTTCCCTCTGACCAGAATGTTCTTCCCTCAGGTGCCCACAGGGTTCACTCCCCTGGTGCCTTCAAGCCTCCGCTCCTGGCATCAGTCCCGACTTCCCACATGAGGTTTCTATCCGCCCTTGCTTCAGCCTTTCCTCCTCGTTGTGCACACAGACAACAGACCATCTTTTTCTTTCGTGCTCTGCCTTCACAGGCCGGCACGGACCCCAGTCTGCTTTGTTTATTGTGGAGTCCTCAGGGCCTAGAAGAATGAGGACTGGGGACTTAATACAAATATTTTGCACGACTGAATGGGATGTGTCCGTTCTACaacttttattctctttctgctttagctgggggggcggggggggggggagcctggAGACGAGTTAAGGCTCGGCAAGGATGGAAGACACACAGAGGACATAGCTCATGTGTCACCAGGGCCGCAGCTCCACACCTAGCTACACTCCTTCTGTTTCTCCAACgaggaagggggaaagaaggAGTGTGAACAGGGAAAGGGGTGTGAACAGGGCAGAGAAGCTGGGAAATGGGGCAGAGAGGATATCTAATCTCCAGGCTGGAGAAGTTTGTGAAATTGAATCCAGCTACCTACCTGTAGCTAAAATTTGGCCTGAGATGGGCTGACAGGGTCCCTTTAAGCCCAAGAAAACCTGAGACTGCAACAGAGAGCCGCTCTTGGCCACCCGTTGGAAATGAAACAGTATGGCTATATTAGGAAACTTACAGACATGTAGCAAGAGTCCCCAACACCCAGGGGAGATGAATAGTGACAGAGCCCTGGAAGGGGGATAAAGCTATGGAAGGGCCATCTCTCTGAGTGTCTAAGACAGGGTGGTCCTCCCTGGGTACAGGAGGCCCACATCTGCAGACAGAAGCTGCCCTACAGTCATGTGACTGGAAGCGCCGTGGTTAGGAGTACTTCCTCGGCTGCCTAGCCGATCAGTTGTTCTAGCCAGCCCAACGAGGTCTGCAGCAGGTACACAGCCTGGCGCGGCCACCTCCGTTTGCCCTGTTCCCTAGTCACTTTCCTGCctacctcaggacctttgcatgcacttttcatttttctttgggtttgttgttgttgtcattgtttgctacagggtcttactctacagaccaggttggccttgaactcacagagatccacctctctagtgctaagattaaaggcatgtgccaccatgcccaacaatttggttttgtttttgtttattggttttttattggtttttagagacagggtttctctgtgtagttttcgtgcctgtcctggatctcactctgaagaccaggctggcctcgaactcacagagatttgcctggctctgcctcctgagtgctgggattaaaggcatgcaccaccactgcccggctagggtttttttttttttaatgttttatgcatatgagtttattgcctgcatgtacgtatcATGGGCACGCTGGgcttacagagaccagaagagggcatcaaatccctgTGGCTGGAGttccagagggttgtgagccactgtgtgggttcaaggaatcaaacacaggtcctctggaaagcgACAGCGCACTTAACTGCCGAGCCAGCTCGCCAGCCTGctgctgttttttgagacagactcttgcACTATAGCCTAAGCTGGCTTGCAGCTCATTATACAGCCCAGACTAGCTTCAAGCtcctgacaatcctcctgcctcagccccaaaTTGCTGAGGTTACAAGACATGAACCACCCTGTCCCCAGATCATTCATTCTTTTTGGCCTGCTCTTCTCCTTCATCTCCCATGGCCATCTTTGACATTTCTGACTTGAGCTTACATGTGAAATCATCCAGGGAGAGTACTGGAACCCCTTCCTCGAGTGCTACCCAAGACAGTCTCATCACCTTCTTAATGCTTTCcctaaggacacacacacacacaaatatggcAGACACAGCAATGGTCCAGAGGAGAGGCAAGAGTCAAAGTCTAGAGCACTCAAGAGTAGGGAAGGCAATTGACTGAAGATTAAAGAAGTCACGTGGGAGGCGGTCAGCAGAGCTGGCACACAGGGAGTGGTCTGTAGGGGCTGGTGGACAGGAAGTGTCCCTTGAAGGCTAGCTCTTTGTGCCCGCTacgctggggatggaaccccaTGTGTGTTGCTGGCCACgtgctctagcactgagctaccCCTACCCCTCAAAGGCCAGCTTTTTGGCAGGTCAGAGTCTTTGCTCAGAAATGCTGGCCCAGAAAGGATTAACTGTAAAGATGAAGCAGAgccaggaaggacagagagaaccTGGAGAGAGATGGAGGCCGGCTTCGGTTTTCTGCCTCCCCATGGTTTCATGTAAGAATGCACGCTTATGCTCCATTCCCACCGCCAGGTCTCGGCACGCGCCATTCCCTCCCTCAGCCAGACGCAGCATGGCACCCTTGTCTGGCTATGTCTACACAAACTACACTTTCCGGGGACTCTTCTCCAGTTGCTAGGCCAGCCCATGTCCTTCTACTTTCCCTTAAGTTATTTTTCACTCTGTGACACAGCCACTGTTGAACTCAGATCTATTTAGAACCCATGTTCTTACAGGCAAGGCCACATCTGCATTCCCACACCCACGCCCAGCACACAACACGACGACGATTACATATGGAAGACACACGACACATGACTACAGACCCAGCAAACACTGAAGGGCACGTGGCCTTAGATGAAATTCTGAGCGTCTCTTATCAAGAAGGTAGATGTGACAGACCTTCCCAGGGCTCCTGTGAGCCTTACAAAGGTCACTGCAGAGCTCTCCATCTCTCAACAAATGTGGGCTGCCCTCACTCCGTAGAAGATACATGATTTGAATCTGAAGTGTCCCCTGCAGGCTTGTGTTTGGGGCCTTTGGTCCCCAGACAGTGGTgctgttggggggtggggagccttTAGGACACGGGTGGGGCCCAGTTGGCAGACCTATGTCACTAGGGACAGGGCTTGGTGTTTATACCGGGTACCCTAGTTCCTGGCCCACTGAGAAGTTAGGCATCTCTGCCACTCTGAACTCCATCACGCCTTGTCCACATCGATGGGTGGAGCCCTCTAAGACGGTGAGCCAAAGCAGATCGTCCATCCCTAAGTTGTCTCGCGGGTATTTTCTCATAGCAATGTAGCAAGtaactgaaagagaaaatgacTGACACAGAAGGATCCCTCAGAGGCAACACATCCTGCTAACGCCAGGACAGTTCCCAGCAAACCGAGAGGCCTGGTGACCCTAACTCGGGGTGACAAGGGCACCGATTTGATACGCTTGTGAGCCAACacttcaggaaaaacaaacaaactttgatTTGCACCATTCGCCGGTTCCTGAGGTGTAAATACTCCCTCCTTGGCTGCTCAAGCTATCCAGGGTTGAACAGTTACtttgaaaatttcttaaaaacCTGACCACAGGCTCTCCCAAGCCAGTGAAAGCCGGCTCAGTGCCCATATTTAATATGGGACCTTGGGTACCTGGTTTCTACAAACATGCCACCCACACAGCTACAGACAACCTGGTGGACATGAGAATCTCTAAAAGTCATGGCTGGAGTGAAACTTGAAGTGCAGACCATCTTGTCTAAGGAAGCAAGTTAGCTGGCCACCTCTGTCCTGTCCCgtgtctgctgtgggatatcctgtatgctgtgaatatatgttgctatgattgattgataaataaaataatgattggccagtagccaggcaggaagtatagtacaggcaggacaaacagagaagagaggctgggaggtggaagctggaggagacgccagcctgccgtccagggagcaacatgtaaaggcaacaggtaaagccactgaacatgtggcgacatatagatgaacagaaatgggctgagttaagtatAAGaactagtcaatggtaggcctgagctaatggccgagcagtttaaataatataagcgtctgtgtgtttattttataagtgggctacgggactgccggggcttggtgggacccggagagaaactctctagctacacgTGTCCATCACTGGCATTGTTCATCAGTCATGATGCTGAAACAGGACCTCACTGTGTCCCTTGCCACATCTGTACATCGCCAGTGAGTAAGTGTTGTATGGAATGAATCTGCCTTTAAGGATAAGTGTGgccactgggcatggtgatgcacacctttaatcccagcacttgggaggcagaggcaggaagatctctgagttcaaggccagcctggtctacagggtgagttccaggacgccagggctatacagagaaaccctgtctcaaaaacaaaacaaaaaaaggataaGTGTGGTCATGTTCTCCTTGCAAAAAGGTAATCTCAAAAAGGCTCTAACAATAAGCTACTTGCATAAGGCCACACAGTCAGGCAGTAGCTTAGCTGAGACTAGAAAAACAGATTTCCAGCTTAGCTCTCTCCCATCCTGTTGGCTTTGGAAAGCTGGGTGACACAGAATGGGAAGAAACGAGGGGGACCTTCGGGATCCTGAGTCTAGATTCTGGGAAATGTTAAGTCTCAAACACCCCTACAGATCCACTTGTTTGAACACCTGGCCCCTGTAAGAATGCAATGTTAGAACCCAGCTGCAGCTCAGGCCACAGCACCTGGAGTAACCCTTTGCTCCCCTCTTGAAGCTCCTGACAGGCACCTTCCTGAGACAGTGTCTGTCGGTCCCTAGCTAACAGACTTCCTGATGTCAGTAACTCTCACCAGAGAAGTGAGTTACTCACATCAAAGAGGGTGCTGGTGGCCACAGTGCGGCTTCTCagccccttccctgcctcctgcctgggaATCAGAGTCTGGGTGCAGGCTTGTCATGAAACCTCCCCTATCCTCAGAAAGGGATGGGAGGCTCCCATTTCTACCATGTGCTCCTGgacttcctctcttcagagctCTCTGTCTACAGTGCTCAGAGTCTCTGACatgctgttgtctgtctgtctgtccatagCATTAATAACTTTTCTAATAAGCTCCTTTCTCCCCACTAATTTATCTCAGTGGCCCCCTTGACCACATCCCTCTATCCTAAACCTTTCAGTCCTCAACTGGCAGTGCCGTCTTAGGGATGGGGGCTTAGCCAGCAGAGATGGGTTGCTTGAGACAGGCCTTGTTTCTGGACCCCCTGCttccttcccatcccccactccttgaTTTGCCAAGATGTGAACAAGCCACCTGGCAAACTCCCACTTCCACTGCCAAGCCAGTCCAGCTGCTGTGCCATCTCCACCAAGACAGACTGCGTCCTCTCAAACTGTGAGGccccaaaaaaaccctgtctcagggctggagagatggctcagctctgctcttccagaggaccctggttcaattcccagcacccacagtgcagctcacaactgtctgtaactctagttcctgaagactcaacacccatggcaaaacaccaatgtacataaaatagaaagaaagaaagaaagaaagaaagaaagaaagaaagaaagaaagaaagaaagaaagaaagaaagaaagaattccatTCCCACAGGCACTGGCCCCATGGGATGCTACTAAAGGTAGtcttaactaaatctctatcattctactaaaaaaaaaaaaacaaaacaaaaaaaaaaaaaacaaaaaaacaaaaaaaaaacaacctctcCTCCCTTAAGTGGCTTCTATCAGATGTTTGGCTGTTTGGCCATGGTGACAGAAAAGTTACtaatacaccaccaccacccccgacCTCTTTTTGCACCTTGGAGATGTCTTCTGTGTCTACACAGACACACCTTCTGTGTGTTGCAGAGGGAGcacacacactcattgtaaaatATCCAAACAAATGAGCACTGTGTTGTCCCCAGGGGAGACAGCGGTTAACAACACAGGTCTCTCCCGGCCATTTGCTACCCACGGTGTTTGCCCACGACAGGTGGAGCAAACGATTTGCAGTTCACCACTCGGCATTCGATAAATGCTTGCCAGATGGCTTTTGTGCCCTTGGCATGCCTTTGATTCCTTTCCAAGTGAGTGTCGGTGGTCGACGTGACCTCTGTAGGCTATGTCCTATGGCTCATGCATTTCATTCAACAGTCTCCCCTGCTGAGCATCTGGCCAGTGTGCTGTTTTCCCCTCGACAGTCCCGAGGCCTTGCTTTCTGCCTCACCTGCAAGGCTGGCACCACAGTCCCTTCCATGGTTTCCAAATGCCACCATCCATCAAAGCCCCACAGTCTCTGGTTTCCTGGGATCACCAACAGGCAGCCCCGAGGAGAAGAGCTGGCAGTTTTGTGGCAGCTCCCGGGAGCAGGGTCAGGTTGCAGCCATAGATGCCAAGTCTCCTTAGCCCTCAGAGCTCTGCCCTCCCACATGCAGGGCTGCTGCCCCGGATGACACCCTACAGCTCACACAAGAAGCTGAGGATTAACTGGGTAACACTGGCTGGGTGCTGACAGCCCAGGGCCTGTGGTCTGGGTGGAAGCCCCTTGGCCAGGCCTGGGTCAGCTCCACACACCGAGGGCTGTAGACTAGAGATGACTGGGTACGCACAAAAGGGGGCCCGAGGGAGAGGCTCTGCATTCAGAGACAGCCCACTACTGTCAGCCCATGAGAACGTCTCACAGGCATCTCTCACCCATGTGCCGGACACTCCGCCCCTCACCCGACTGACTCATGGCCATTTCTCCGTGGTTCACACAAAACCTAGAACCATCATCACTGCCTCTCTCACTCCTCCCAGGCACTATATCATCAAAAATCTGCCTGTCTTCCTATCACAGCGCCACATCTCGCCACCTTGGTGATGGCGGCCCAGCCTCTGTCCCTCACACCCCATTAAACACAATAATGGGTCTCAACACTGCCCTGGCCCCAGATGGCCTTGTCCTAAAGGCATCCCATGAAACCAAATCAAATCCTGTCCCTCTTCAGCTTTGGGAggccagcaagacagctcagtggataaagctgcTTCCTGCCAAGACcgatgacctgagtccaatcgctgggacccacacggtaggAGGGAAGCGACTCCTACAGCtccgtcctctgacctccacacacgcatCTTGgtgtatgcacacccacacaaaataaatacgtAAAGTGGAATAAGAAAAATGTTTAGACGGGTGgaggaggcacacacctttaatcccagcactcgggaggtggagccaggcagatctctgtgagtttgaggccagcctggtctacagagtgagatccaggacaggcaccaaaactacacagagaaaccctgtctgggaaaagaaaaaagtttatttatttattcttgtgatGCTGAGAGTGGAATCCTAGCCACTGAACAACTCACCAACCGGTCACTTTCAATGTCTCCATTTTTCTAAGACTAAAAGCCAAATTCTTACAATGGCCTACATAACCGTGCACAAAATACCCCCTCCCCATTGCTTTCCTGACAGGAACATTATATGGACACCATGCCCTTCTACGTATGTCCCATCAAGGGGAGGCACTGTTCGTCCGCCCGGCCACTGGGGGAGGTTACACCTGGATGCTTGGTGAAGAAGGGTTGGTAAGGATTCCACCTTAACTGAAATAAACAGTAGGAACACAGTGCCTTCCAAACAGCATGTCTCACAGCTGCATACACTTCGGACCTGACTGTGTCCCACACTCCACTCACGTGTCTCCCAAAGTGGTCAGCCAGCATGGGCTCAAGCTCCCTCAGACACTAGGTGCTCATCATTGCTGACAGGGAGAGAGAGCCCGGGAGACTCTAGTGCCCTTGGATGGCTTTGTGAATTGTTCCCCACACACCTGGGGCCTCAGCCCTCAGCAAAGGCCCCTTACATAGAAAATGGAAGTcacacaggagggagggaggccagaCCTCACTGCCTTCCTACTCTGCGGCCCTGGCTAGGGAGGGGTAGGAGGGAAGGAGGACAGCCCTCTGATCTATGGTAGGAAGCACCCTGCCCCCTTCACCCCACACTCAGCAGGAGCCCTCAGAAAATGAGACTGGACATTCCTTACAAGGGCGTGACCGTGATGGAGAACCGGTCTAGGGAACAGCTGCTGGGGGCACAGAATTAGCAACCCCTGGAAACCAGCAAGCTGAGTGAATCCCCAAGGCCTGCCTTGGACGGGGCACATCTGCTAAGATGGGGCCAATCGGATGCATGAGTCACGGAAGCAAGGCACAGAGAGGAAAGATTGTGTCCGATTTCTCATCTCTTTGAGGTGGCTCTCCCGCCCCGGAGGACCCAGATAATACCAAGAAGCTGCCCAGACAGCAACTTAGCCCACTGTCACGCTGATCCCTGGCTGTGAACTGTGACATGAGATTCTCGAATTCTGCTGATTCTACATTCGAAATGGAGTCACACCTGGTTAGGTCCCTGTCTACATTGGCAGGTCACAGGGCAGAACTCAGCCAATCACTGTCTTAGTTTATTAAGTATTTCAAAGTCAAAGGCGCAGTTTTTGTCTTCAAAAACATTGTCCCAAAGACAGGAACAACTATGATTCAAGCTATCTGAATTAATTCACTCTGGGGGATATGTAGGGCAATACAAGAAGGAGAAGGGATATTCTGGCATTTTCCTATGTGTTGGGCATTACACTGAGGGCTCTACATTGGTTATCTTATTCCATTGATTcaaccactgctgtgggatggtctgtatgtcaaatgtgttgctgattagtcaataaataaatcactgattggccagtggctaggcaggaagtataggcaggacaaggaggagaataaagctgggaagtagaaggctgagtcagagagacactgccagccaccacgatgacaaacagcatgtgaagatgccggtaagccacgagccatgtggcaaggtatagatgaatggaaatggattaatttaagctataagaacagttagcaagaagcctgccatggccatacagtttgtaaccaatataagtctctgtgtttacttggtcgggtctgagcggctgtgggactggcaggtgagagagatttatcctgactgtgggccaggcaggaaaactctagctacaaaccacATGTTCAGAGAAATGTTAACACTCACGGTGGGATAAGAGAAATGGAAGATAAGAGAGGTTGCTTGATGTCCACACAGTCAGCAAGCAGCATCCACCTGGATACATTAAGCCCCTTGTCCCCAAGAGCCTAAGCACCATGTGCCTCCATCAGATTCTCTTAGGATTTCTACACTTCATTTTCAATAGCaatcaagatattttaaaaattaaacgtACAACTTGTAAATCTGAAAAGCAAAAATTCCACTAGAATTGAGAAATTTGTTGAATAAGGTAAGAGGAATCAAGGTCAACATGAAATAATTATATTGGAGCTGGAGAGCTAGTTCAGCAGgtcagaacactggctgttctttcagaggaccagagttcagttcccaacacccacatctggtggctcacaaccgatGTAACTCTAATTTTAAAGGGTCCAgcacatctggtggctcacaaccgctgTAACTCTAATTTTAAAGGGTCCAGCGCATCTGGCCTCTTTGGGAACTTGTGCTCTTACACATACCCACGCACTGAAATTATGGTATAGGTGTGTACCTACACACAATTAACAAAATTAagtctttcaaaaaacaaaaaggggactgcagtgctgcacacctttaatcccagcactcgggaggcaaaggcaggtggatctctttgagttcaaggccagcctgggctacagagtgagt
This genomic interval carries:
- the Jph2 gene encoding junctophilin-2, which encodes MSGGRFDFDDGGAYCGGWEGGKAHGHGLCTGPKGQGEYSGSWNFGFEVAGVYTWPSGNTFEGYWSQGKRHGLGIETKGRWLYKGEWTHGFKGRYGIRQSTSSGAKYEGTWNNGLQDGYGTETYADGGTYQGQFTNGMRHGYGVRQSVPYGMAVVVRSPLRTSLSSLRSEHSNGTVAPDSPAADGPALPSPPVPRGGFALSLLATAEAARPPGLFTRGALLGRLRRSESRTSLGSQRSRLSFLKSELSSGASDAASTGSLAEGAEGPDDAAAPFDADIDATTTETYMGEWKNDRRSGFGVSERSSGLRYEGEWLDNLRHGYGRTTLPDGHREEGKYRHNVLVKGTKRRVLPLKSSKVRQKVEHGVEGAQRAAAIARQKAEIAASR